One window of the Camelina sativa cultivar DH55 chromosome 1, Cs, whole genome shotgun sequence genome contains the following:
- the LOC104793532 gene encoding UDP-glycosyltransferase 73B5 gives MNREVSERIHILFFPFMAHGHMIPLLDMAKLFASRGAKSTLLTTPINAKIMEKPVKAFKVQNPDFEIGIKIFNFPCLELGLPEGCENGDFINSYQKSDSGDLFLKFLLSTKYMKDQLESFIETTKPSALVADMFFPWATESAEKLGVPRLVFHGTSFFSLCCSYNMRIHKPHKNVATSSTPFFIPNLPGDIVITADQANVADEETPMGKYMKEVRESETNSFGVLVNSFYELESAYTDFYRSFVAKRAWHIGPLSLSNREFAEKAGRGKEANIDEQDCLKWLEAKPPGSVVYLSFGSGTNLTNEQLLEIAFGLEGSGQNFIWVVRKNEYQGENEEWLPEGFEERTTKKGLIIRGWAPQVLILDHKAIGGFVTHCGWNSAMEGIAAGLPMVTWPMGAEQFYNEKLLTNVLRIGVNVGTTQLVKQGKLISREQVEKAVREVIAGEKAEERRLWAKKLGEMAKAAVEEGGSSYNDVNKFMDELNGKK, from the exons ATGAACAGAGAAGTTTCTGAGAGAATTCATATTCTGTTCTTCCCCTTTATGGCTCATGGCCACATGATTCCACTTCTAGATATGGCCAAGCTTTTCGCGAGCAGAGGAGCCAAATCAACCCTTCTCACAACTCCAATCAATGCTAAGATCATGGAGAAACCTGTTAAAGCATTCAAAGTTCAAAACCCTGATTTCGAAATCGGAATCAAGATCTTCAACTTCCCTTGTCTAGAGCTTGGACTGCCTGAAGGATGCGAGAACGGTGACTTCATCAACTCATACCAAAAATCTGACTCAGGTGACTTGTtcttgaagtttcttttgtctACCAAGTATATGAAAGATCAGTTGGAGAGTTTCATTGAAACAACCAAACCAAGTGCTCTTGTGGCCGATATGTTCTTCCCCTGGGCGACAGAATCTGCTGAGAAGTTAGGTGTGCCAAGACTTGTGTTCCACGGCACATCTTTCTTTTCCTTATGTTGTTCGTATAACATGAGGATTCATAAGCCACACAAGAATGTTGCTACGAGTTCTACTCCTTTTTTCATCCCTAATCTCCCCGGGGACATAGTTATCACGGCAGACCAAGCTAATGTTGCTGACGAAGAAACGCCAATGGGAAAGTATATGAAAGAGGTTAGGGAATCAGAGACCAATAGCTTTGGTGTCTTGGTGAATAGCTTCTATGAGCTGGAATCGGCTTATACTGATTTTTACAGAAGTTTTGTGGCGAAAAGAGCTTGGCACATTGGTCCCCTTTCGCTATCCAACAGAGAGTTTGCGGAGAAAGCCGGAAGAGGGAAAGAGGCCAACATTGATGAGCAAGACTGCCTCAAATGGCTCGAGGCTAAGCCACCTGGTTCAGTAGTTTACTTGTCCTTTGGGAGCGGAACTAACCTCACTAACGAACAGCTGTTGGAGATTGCTTTCGGTCTTGAAGGCTCTGGACAAAATTTCATCTGGGTGGTTAGGAAAAATGAATACCAAG GTGAAAATGAAGAGTGGTTGCCTGAAGGATTTGAGGAGAGGACAACAAAGAAAGGGCTGATAATACGGGGATGGGCGCCGCAAGTGCTAATACTTGACCACAAAGCAATTGGAGGGTTTGTGACACACTGCGGATGGAACTCGGCTATGGAGGGCATTGCTGCAGGGCTACCTATGGTGACATGGCCAATGGGGGCGGAACAGTTCTACAACGAGAAACTATTGACAAATGTGTTGAGAATAGGAGTGAACGTCGGAACTACCCAGTTGGTGAAACAAGGAAAGTTGATAAGTAGAGAACAAGTGGAGAAGGCAGTGAGGGAAGTGATAGCTGGTGAGAAGGCAGAGGAAAGGCGGCTATGGGCTAAAAAGCTGGGCGAAATGGCTAAAGCCGCTGTCGAAGAAGGAGGTTCTTCTTATAATGATGTAAACAAGTTTATGGATGAGTTGAAtggtaaaaaataa